DNA sequence from the Cohnella herbarum genome:
GTTACAACTAGATTCAACATAGATGGAGGGTATTCGGATGAATAAATTGTTGGTGCAAGAGTCAAGAGGAGAACTGGTCGAGTGCGAATACGAAGGACATATTTGCGGAATTTCCTACTCGGGAGACGTTCTGTACCGGTTCGGGAATCCCGAGCACGTAACTCATATGCGATCGGCAGCCAAGCCGATCCAAGCGATCCCTTCTTTCCGTCATCGGATCGACGAGCGTTATCCGTTTAGCGACAAAGAGCTTACGATCATGACCGCATCCCATCGCGCCGAGCCGTATCAAGTTCAAGCGCTGGAGTCTATGCTCGGCAAGATCGGAATCGACGAGAACGAACTGGTGTGCCATTCGACTTATCCGCTGAATGCGGACGCTAGGCACGAACTTGTCGCGCAAGGCAAGCCCGAACGTCACCTTTACCATAACTGCTCGGGCAAACACCTGGGCATCTTGGCATATTGCAAGAGCAAGGGCTACAGCACGGAGAATTACGCGGATCCGAATCATCCCGCGCAGCAAGAAATTTTGGCAACGCTATCCTTGCTTGCCGAATACCCGGCGGAACGGATCGTAGTCGCGATCGACGGTTGCGGTTTCCCGGTGTTCGGACTGCCGCTTCACAATATGGCCAAAGCCTATCTGAAGTTCGCTTGTCCGGAACTGATCGAGGATCTCGCGACGCGTTCTGCCGTCGAGCAGATCGGAAAGCTGATGAACGACAATTTCGAGATGGTGTCCGGGACGGGGCTTATTTGCTCGACGTTGCTCAAGGATTCCAATATCGTGGCTAAAGGCGGAGCCAAGGGCGTTTATTGTTTCGGTCTTCGAAAAGAGAAGATGGCTTTCGCCCTTAAAGTGATGGATGGCTCTGAAGACAAGTGGCCGATTATCGTGGCTTCTATCCTCGAACAAATCGGTTACGATCGCCAAGAGACGATAGACAGCATGTACGAACTTTGTCCTAGACAATTCACGAACGGTAATGGAACGATCGTTGGCGCGAACACGGCCGTATTCAAGTTGGAGAAAATCGGTTAAGCGCCCTTATACGATGGACGATCGAAAAAGACGCAACCCGGAAAGCAGCAAGAGCTGCTCTCACGAGGTTGCGTCTTTTTCGATTTTCGGAAGCTTGTAAGTGACCGTAGTTCCTTTGCCATGTTCGCTTTTCAGTGAAATTCCGCAATCCGGGCCGTAATGAAGCTCGATTCTTTCCTGCACGTTGGCCAGTCCGATATGTTCCGAGACGGACTTGGTTTCGCGGTGCCGCAAGTGTCGTTGAATGTCCGCAAGTTCGTCAGGCGTAATGCCCTGACCGTTGTCGGACACTTCGATCACCGTATAATCGTCCGTCTCGTAGCCGGAAATCTCGATGCGTCCTTCGCCGGGAATCATTTCTAGTCCGTGGTATATCGCGTTCTCGACGATAGGCTGCAACGTCAGCTTCGGGATCCGGTATGCGAGTAGATGCTCTGGGATGGAGACGATCAAGCTGAACTTATCGTCGTAGCGGATTTGTTGGATTTCCACATATCGAACGACCTGCTTCAATTCCTCTCGCAAGGGTACCACTTGCTCGCCTGACGAGATGCTGTAACGAAACATTTCGGATAACATCTTGGCCATCCGGGAAAGCAACGGAACCTCTTCGATGACGGCGATCGCATTCATGGAATCGAGCGTGTTGTACAAGAAATGCGGGTTGATCTGCGAATGAAGCGCCT
Encoded proteins:
- a CDS encoding asparaginase yields the protein MNKLLVQESRGELVECEYEGHICGISYSGDVLYRFGNPEHVTHMRSAAKPIQAIPSFRHRIDERYPFSDKELTIMTASHRAEPYQVQALESMLGKIGIDENELVCHSTYPLNADARHELVAQGKPERHLYHNCSGKHLGILAYCKSKGYSTENYADPNHPAQQEILATLSLLAEYPAERIVVAIDGCGFPVFGLPLHNMAKAYLKFACPELIEDLATRSAVEQIGKLMNDNFEMVSGTGLICSTLLKDSNIVAKGGAKGVYCFGLRKEKMAFALKVMDGSEDKWPIIVASILEQIGYDRQETIDSMYELCPRQFTNGNGTIVGANTAVFKLEKIG